A region from the Lolium perenne isolate Kyuss_39 chromosome 4, Kyuss_2.0, whole genome shotgun sequence genome encodes:
- the LOC127347692 gene encoding probable protein phosphatase 2C 21, protein MAGQYINTSSRGENARIEYATSCMQGPRDEMQDYYTALLDLDGSDSTSFFGVFDGHGGHRVAWYCSRKFHTELVKVPDYQNNLHAALEHVCFRIDQALKRSDEWKRPDSPPAPAPAPGNGSFRSRLQTSLCSCFGKNYEGPQIEGSTACVALIRGNQIIVGNVGDSRCVLSRNGQAIDLSTDHKPNEPGERARIEAAGGSVVQRQVLVYDASGRMRVELGPYRVDGIIAVSRALGDFQFKKNNKLKLICNPDIHTEDITDDIDFLLIASDCIW, encoded by the exons ATGGCTGGTCAGTACATCAACACTTCTTCTAGGGGTGAGAATGCCAGAATTGAGTATGCCACATCATGTATGCAAGGACCTCGCGATGAAATGCAAGATTAT TACACAGCTCTCCTAGATCTAGATGGTTCGGATTCCACATCATTCTTTGGTGTTTTTGATGGCCATGGAG GACATAGGGTGGCATGGTATTGTTCGAGGAAATTTCATACTGAGCTTGTCAAAGTTCCAGACTATCAAAACAACCTGCATGCCGCATTGGAGCATGTGTGCTTCAG AATTGATCAGGCGTTGAAAAGGTCAGATGAATGGAAGAGGCCTGATtctcctcctgctcctgctcctgctcctggtaATGGAAGTTTCCGAAGCCGTCTCCAGACTAGTCTTTGTTCCTGTTTCGGCAAG AATTATGAAGGGCCCCAAATCGAAGGAAGCACAGCATGCGTGGCTCTCATTCGAGGCAACCAGATAATTGTTGGAAATGTTGGTGATTCCCGTTGTGTACTCTCAAGGAATGGTCAG GCAATTGATTTATCCACCGATCACAAGCCAAATGAACCAGGTGAAAGAGCCAGAATTGAAGCTGCAGGAGGATCAGTAGTCCAGAGGCAAGTCCTTGTATATGATGCATCAGGACGAATGAGGGTTGAACTAGGCCCATATCGCGTCGATGGAATAATAGCCGTATCCAGAGCGCTTG GTGATTTTCAGTTCAAGAAGAACAATAAATTGAAGTTGATATGTAATCCTGACATTCACACT GAGGACATAACTGATGATATTGATTTTCTTCTCATAGCAAGCGATTGTATCTGGTAA